Proteins encoded in a region of the Macadamia integrifolia cultivar HAES 741 unplaced genomic scaffold, SCU_Mint_v3 scaffold711, whole genome shotgun sequence genome:
- the LOC122069782 gene encoding uncharacterized protein LOC122069782 yields the protein MTEFLPQQIRHTSVLHQLLKKKAPPWSSEHSAAIQALKQLSTKLPYLQIPSDGRRILQTDASDTHWGVVLLEEAHDAKRTICGYKSGSFKPSEAHYHSTFKEILAVRRGIEKFQFHLIGHIFLIELDMSSFPRMLEFRQRTLPNDQLLQWAQWSYLLSLSVSSGTYVQPTP from the exons atgacagagtttcttcctcaacaaatcagacatACGTCTGTGCTCCATCAACTTCTGAAGAAGAAAGCTCCTCCTTGGTCTTCTGAACACTCAGCAGCCATTCAAGCTTTAAAACAGCTATCTACAAAGCTCCCCTatttacagattccttctgatggacgTCGTATTCTTCAAACtgatgctagtgatactcatTGGGGTGTAGTTTTACTTGAAGAAGCTCACGATGCCAAAAGAACCATCTGTGGCTATAAGAGTGGCTCGTTCAAACCATCTGAAGCTCACTATCATTCTACGTTtaaggaaattcttgcagtcaGACGTGGAATTGAAAAGttccagtttcatctcattggacaTATATTCCTCATTGAActggacatgtcaagttttcctCGCATGCTTGAGTTCCGGCAACGCACACTTCCAAATGATCAACTTCTTCaatgggctcaatg GAGTTACCTCCTATCTTTAAGTGTATCTTCTGGCACTTATGTACAACCTACACCATAG